The Desulfocurvus vexinensis DSM 17965 genome includes a window with the following:
- a CDS encoding FprA family A-type flavoprotein, with translation MKAIAKSVYWVGAVHWDRRLFDSLIPLPDGTTYNAYLIQGSEKTALLDAVDPEFAQTLLASLDGVERIDYVVSQHAEQDHSGSIPQVLARYPEAKVMATAKAKPMLMDLLHIPEDKFVVVADGESLSLGDKTLRFIHTPWAHWPETMSTYLVEDKILFSCDFLGSHIASSDLFVTDQCRVHESAKRYFAEIMMPFRSILAKNLDKLAACDIGMIAPSHGQIYDNPGWIVEAYREWVSAPPRNLVALPYVSMHGSTGRMVDHLTAALSAKGVQVELFNLAVTDIGKLAMALVDAGTILVGTPTVLAGPHPLAAYAAFLANALRPKAQYLSIIGSYGWGGKTVETLASMIPNLKVEVLDPVLCKGLPKQDTLEALDRLADTIATKHRESGFRN, from the coding sequence ATGAAAGCAATCGCAAAATCCGTGTACTGGGTTGGTGCCGTGCATTGGGACAGGAGGCTTTTCGATTCGCTCATCCCCTTGCCTGACGGAACAACGTACAACGCCTACCTGATTCAGGGCTCCGAAAAGACGGCGCTCCTGGACGCTGTTGACCCCGAATTCGCGCAGACGCTCCTGGCCTCGCTTGATGGAGTCGAGCGCATCGACTACGTGGTGTCCCAGCATGCGGAGCAGGACCATTCGGGTTCCATCCCCCAGGTGCTGGCGCGCTACCCCGAGGCCAAGGTCATGGCCACGGCGAAGGCCAAGCCCATGCTCATGGACCTGCTGCACATCCCGGAAGACAAGTTCGTGGTCGTGGCCGACGGGGAAAGCCTGTCCCTGGGCGACAAGACGCTCCGGTTCATCCACACGCCGTGGGCGCACTGGCCGGAGACCATGTCCACCTATCTGGTCGAGGACAAAATCCTGTTCAGCTGCGATTTTCTGGGCTCGCACATCGCCAGCAGCGACCTCTTCGTCACGGACCAGTGCCGGGTGCACGAGTCCGCAAAGCGCTACTTTGCGGAGATCATGATGCCCTTCCGCAGCATCCTGGCCAAGAATCTGGACAAACTCGCGGCCTGCGATATCGGCATGATCGCGCCAAGCCACGGGCAGATCTACGACAATCCGGGCTGGATCGTGGAGGCCTACCGGGAGTGGGTGTCGGCCCCGCCGCGCAACCTCGTGGCCCTGCCGTACGTCTCCATGCACGGCAGCACGGGCCGCATGGTGGACCACCTGACCGCGGCGCTGTCCGCAAAGGGCGTGCAGGTCGAGCTTTTCAACCTGGCGGTCACGGACATCGGCAAGCTGGCCATGGCCCTGGTCGATGCCGGCACCATACTGGTCGGCACCCCAACGGTGCTGGCCGGGCCGCACCCTCTGGCCGCCTACGCGGCCTTCCTGGCCAACGCCCTGCGGCCCAAGGCGCAATACCTGTCCATCATCGGCTCCTACGGCTGGGGCGGCAAGACCGTCGAAACCCTGGCCAGCATGATCCCGAACCTCAAGGTCGAGGTGCTGGACCCCGTGCTGTGCAAGGGCTTGCCGAAGCAGGACACCCTCGAGGCCCTGGACAGGCTGGCGGACACCATCGCCACGAAGCACCGGGAAAGCGGCTTCCGCAATTGA
- a CDS encoding DUF3644 domain-containing protein has product MPREKRDVKELKQRAIHSLVLAIELFNRPHGNGRPEGTLIFLHHAFEMLLKAIIKDKKGTVHGKGEKYSFGFDKCLEIAQNELKILSKDERSALSILDAHRDTAVHYYQDVSEDLLYLQSQSAVTLFDDILGKSFGVKLADFIPERILPVSTRPPKDIQILIDSELTQVDDLLGAGNRRGIQATARLRSIMALATASRDDAERVTEGELRRAVQRRRKGEEWKVIFPEIGQLRLDTEGEGMLFSLRIRKGMPVRSAGEGEDALIIRDRDWFDKFNLSLNDVAKKLEKTPPKTRAYMFEINIWNDPEMYGEKKIKSQRYKRYTQKALNALRAAVAQYPEDEIWEKHKDKVLGRK; this is encoded by the coding sequence ATGCCCCGAGAAAAGCGTGACGTGAAAGAGTTGAAGCAACGCGCTATTCACTCGCTCGTTCTCGCTATTGAATTATTCAATAGGCCTCATGGAAATGGTCGTCCTGAAGGAACCTTGATTTTTTTACATCATGCTTTTGAAATGCTTTTGAAAGCTATAATTAAAGACAAAAAAGGAACGGTCCATGGCAAAGGAGAAAAATATTCATTTGGGTTTGATAAATGTCTAGAAATAGCCCAAAACGAATTGAAAATTCTATCAAAAGATGAACGATCTGCGCTTTCAATTCTTGATGCTCATCGAGACACAGCCGTTCACTACTATCAGGATGTTTCGGAAGATTTGCTCTACTTACAATCCCAATCCGCCGTTACATTGTTTGACGATATCTTGGGTAAGTCTTTTGGCGTCAAACTAGCCGACTTTATTCCTGAACGAATTCTTCCGGTTTCAACAAGGCCTCCCAAAGACATCCAAATCCTAATCGATAGCGAGTTGACTCAGGTCGATGATCTTCTTGGCGCTGGCAACCGGAGAGGAATTCAGGCTACAGCCCGATTGCGCTCAATTATGGCACTTGCAACAGCGAGCAGAGACGATGCCGAACGAGTTACTGAAGGTGAATTGCGTAGGGCTGTGCAACGTAGAAGAAAAGGCGAAGAGTGGAAAGTTATTTTCCCGGAAATTGGTCAGCTAAGACTAGATACAGAGGGAGAAGGGATGCTTTTCTCCCTACGGATTCGCAAGGGCATGCCTGTACGATCAGCGGGTGAAGGTGAAGACGCCTTAATTATAAGGGATCGAGATTGGTTCGATAAATTCAATCTCTCGCTTAATGATGTGGCAAAAAAACTCGAGAAGACGCCTCCCAAAACAAGAGCATACATGTTCGAGATCAACATTTGGAATGATCCGGAAATGTATGGTGAAAAAAAGATCAAATCACAGCGATATAAAAGATATACACAAAAGGCGCTTAACGCCTTACGGGCAGCGGTGGCCCAATATCCAGAAGATGAAATATGGGAAAAACACAAAGACAAAGTGTTAGGACGAAAATGA
- the tadA gene encoding tRNA adenosine(34) deaminase TadA: MLTPDRPTLPPGLDSWDEPMRQALAEARRAAQAGEVPVGAVLLGPDGAVLARAANAPIASADPTAHAEILAMRQGALALGNYRLTGCTLVVTLEPCLMCLGAMVHARLAALVYGAPDPKSGAVASCLDAASLGFVNHRLAALGGVLADDCGDLLRQFFRARR, encoded by the coding sequence ATGCTCACACCCGACCGCCCCACCCTGCCCCCGGGCCTGGACTCCTGGGACGAGCCCATGCGCCAGGCCCTGGCCGAAGCCCGCCGCGCCGCCCAGGCGGGCGAGGTGCCCGTGGGCGCCGTGCTCCTGGGGCCGGACGGCGCCGTGCTGGCCCGCGCGGCCAACGCGCCCATCGCCAGCGCCGACCCCACGGCCCACGCCGAAATCCTGGCCATGCGCCAGGGCGCCCTGGCCCTTGGCAACTACCGCCTCACGGGCTGCACCCTGGTGGTGACCCTGGAGCCCTGCCTGATGTGCCTGGGGGCCATGGTCCACGCGCGCCTGGCCGCCCTGGTCTACGGCGCGCCCGACCCCAAATCCGGCGCCGTGGCCTCCTGCCTCGACGCGGCCAGCCTGGGCTTCGTCAACCACCGCCTCGCCGCCCTGGGCGGCGTACTGGCCGACGACTGCGGCGACCTGCTGCGCCAGTTCTTCCGCGCCCGGCGCTAG
- a CDS encoding phosphoribosylformylglycinamidine synthase subunit PurQ — translation MAQVKTLVITGYGTNCEVESAHAARQAGADKADITYFSDLVAGRVRLADYNFLIFPGGFLDGDDLGAAQAAALRWRFARTKGGEPLVAQLRAFFDAGGLVLGICNGFQLLVKLGLLPAIGGRYFERQVSLTLNDSAKFEDRWVRLKANPACPCVFTRGVDTLDLPVRHGEGKLVPMDDAVLRDLVAANLVALQYADPATGQVTTDYPANPNGSPLGIAGITDPTGRVLGLMPHPEAYNHVTNHPGWTRGEATRLGTVLIDNAVAHLRAQ, via the coding sequence ATGGCCCAGGTGAAGACGCTGGTCATCACCGGATACGGAACCAATTGCGAGGTGGAATCGGCCCATGCCGCCCGCCAGGCCGGAGCGGACAAGGCCGACATCACCTATTTTTCGGACCTGGTCGCCGGACGGGTGCGCCTTGCGGACTATAATTTCCTGATCTTCCCCGGCGGATTCCTGGACGGCGACGACCTGGGCGCGGCCCAGGCCGCGGCCCTGCGCTGGCGGTTTGCCCGCACCAAGGGCGGCGAGCCCCTGGTGGCGCAGCTGCGCGCCTTCTTCGACGCGGGCGGGCTGGTGCTGGGCATCTGCAACGGCTTCCAGCTCCTGGTCAAGCTCGGGCTGCTGCCGGCCATCGGCGGGCGCTACTTCGAGCGCCAGGTGTCGCTGACCCTCAACGATTCCGCCAAGTTCGAGGACCGTTGGGTGCGCCTGAAGGCCAACCCCGCCTGCCCCTGCGTGTTCACCCGGGGCGTGGACACCTTGGACCTGCCCGTGCGCCACGGCGAGGGCAAGCTCGTGCCCATGGACGACGCCGTGCTGCGCGACCTGGTGGCCGCCAACCTCGTGGCCCTGCAATACGCCGACCCCGCCACCGGGCAGGTGACCACCGACTACCCGGCCAACCCCAACGGCTCGCCCCTGGGCATCGCGGGCATCACCGACCCCACGGGCCGCGTGCTGGGCCTCATGCCCCACCCCGAGGCGTACAACCACGTCACCAACCACCCGGGCTGGACGCGCGGCGAGGCCACCCGCCTGGGCACCGTGCTCATCGACAACGCCGTGGCCCACCTGCGGGCCCAGTAG
- a CDS encoding CTP synthase → MKTKFIFVTGGVLSSLGKGLAAASIGALLKARGLTCTIQKLDPYINVDPGTMNPFQHGEVYVTDDGAETDLDMGHYERYLDVPMSQRNNYTSGSIYHTVITKERRGDYLGGTVQVIPHITDEIKRAVLSLGGDNLDVALVEIGGTVGDIEGLPFLEAIRQLRSDLGKENVLYIHLTLVPYIKTAGELKTKPTQHSVKELRSIGIQPDIVLCRSECALDESVKAKIALFCNVDKDAVFCAVDVDNIYKVPLKLYDEGLDQKVAIMLKLPAKNPDLSAWHALVQRLDHPQGEVTIGICGKYVDLKEAYKSLHEALVHGGVANEVKVNLRYINSEEIDSKSVAGLLKDCDGVLVPGGFGSRGVEGKIKAIEYARKNKVPFFGICLGMQCAVIEFARNVAGLAGANSEEFDQNTAHPVIYLMKEWYDFQKGRMEVRDALCNKGGTMRLGAYPCRLVSDTQAYAAYGQDDIDERHRHRYEFNKAYFEQLKAKGLTFSGLSPDGELVEIVELADHPWFLGCQFHPEFKSNPMRPHPLFREFIGAAKRLKYGAKKKKD, encoded by the coding sequence ATGAAGACCAAGTTCATTTTCGTCACCGGCGGCGTTCTCTCCTCCCTGGGCAAGGGGCTCGCGGCGGCTTCCATCGGGGCGCTGCTCAAGGCCCGGGGGCTCACCTGCACCATCCAGAAGCTCGACCCCTACATCAACGTCGATCCCGGGACCATGAACCCCTTCCAGCACGGCGAGGTCTACGTTACCGACGACGGCGCCGAGACCGACCTCGACATGGGCCACTACGAGCGCTACCTCGACGTGCCCATGAGCCAGCGCAACAACTACACCTCCGGCTCCATCTACCACACCGTGATCACCAAGGAGCGCCGGGGCGACTACCTGGGCGGCACGGTGCAGGTCATCCCGCACATCACCGACGAGATCAAGCGCGCCGTGCTCTCCCTGGGCGGCGACAACCTCGACGTGGCCCTGGTGGAGATCGGCGGCACCGTGGGCGACATCGAGGGTCTGCCCTTCCTGGAGGCCATCCGCCAGCTGCGCAGCGACCTGGGCAAGGAGAACGTCCTCTACATCCACCTGACCCTGGTGCCCTACATCAAGACCGCCGGCGAGCTGAAAACCAAGCCCACCCAGCACAGCGTCAAGGAGCTGCGCTCCATCGGCATCCAGCCCGACATCGTGCTGTGCCGCTCCGAGTGCGCCCTCGACGAGTCCGTGAAGGCCAAGATCGCCCTGTTCTGCAACGTGGACAAGGACGCCGTGTTCTGCGCCGTGGACGTGGACAATATCTACAAGGTGCCGCTCAAGCTCTACGACGAAGGCCTGGACCAGAAGGTCGCCATCATGCTCAAGCTGCCCGCCAAGAACCCGGACCTTTCGGCGTGGCACGCGCTGGTCCAGCGCCTGGACCACCCCCAGGGCGAGGTGACCATCGGCATCTGCGGCAAGTACGTGGACCTCAAGGAGGCCTACAAGAGCCTGCACGAGGCCCTGGTCCACGGCGGCGTGGCCAACGAGGTCAAGGTCAACCTGCGCTACATCAACTCCGAGGAGATCGACTCCAAGTCCGTGGCGGGGCTGCTCAAGGACTGCGACGGCGTGCTCGTGCCGGGCGGCTTCGGCTCGCGCGGGGTGGAGGGCAAGATCAAGGCCATCGAGTACGCCCGCAAGAACAAGGTGCCCTTCTTCGGCATCTGCCTGGGCATGCAGTGCGCGGTCATCGAGTTCGCGCGCAACGTGGCCGGGCTCGCGGGCGCCAACTCCGAGGAGTTCGACCAGAACACCGCGCATCCGGTGATCTACCTGATGAAGGAGTGGTACGACTTCCAGAAGGGGCGCATGGAAGTGCGCGACGCGCTGTGCAACAAGGGCGGCACCATGCGCCTGGGGGCCTACCCCTGCCGCCTGGTGTCCGACACCCAGGCCTACGCGGCCTACGGCCAGGACGATATCGACGAGCGCCACCGCCACCGCTACGAGTTCAACAAGGCCTACTTCGAGCAGCTCAAGGCCAAGGGCCTGACCTTCTCGGGCCTGTCGCCCGACGGCGAGCTGGTGGAGATCGTCGAGCTGGCCGACCATCCCTGGTTTTTGGGCTGCCAGTTCCACCCCGAGTTCAAGTCCAACCCCATGCGGCCCCACCCGTTGTTCCGCGAGTTCATCGGCGCGGCCAAGCGGCTGAAGTACGGCGCCAAAAAGAAAAAGGACTGA
- the kdsA gene encoding 3-deoxy-8-phosphooctulonate synthase, protein MPPTPEELHRLAEAGPFVIAGPCALESRDVALAVGRRLAEIGSALGLPVIFKSSFDKANRTSVESFRGPGLERGLDLLAEIKAETGLPVLTDIHLPAQAAPVAEVADVLQIPAFLCRQTDLLVAAGRTGRVVNVKKGQFVAPWDMANAVGKIRSTGNAMLWLTERGASFGYNNLVVDMRAIPAMQAHGCPVVFDATHSVQLPGGQGASSGGQRQFVPTLARAAVAAGADGVFLETHPDPNRALCDGPNSWPLDQLEPLLRDLLDLWGVARARRVR, encoded by the coding sequence ATGCCCCCGACCCCGGAAGAACTGCACCGGCTGGCCGAGGCCGGGCCCTTCGTCATCGCCGGGCCCTGCGCCCTGGAGAGCCGCGACGTGGCCCTGGCCGTGGGGCGGCGCCTGGCCGAGATCGGGAGCGCCCTTGGGCTGCCGGTCATCTTCAAAAGCTCCTTCGACAAGGCCAACCGCACCTCGGTGGAGAGCTTCCGCGGCCCGGGCCTGGAGCGGGGCCTGGATCTGCTGGCCGAGATCAAGGCCGAGACCGGCCTGCCCGTGCTCACGGACATCCACCTGCCCGCGCAGGCCGCGCCCGTGGCCGAGGTGGCCGACGTGCTCCAGATTCCGGCCTTCCTGTGCCGCCAGACGGACCTTTTGGTGGCCGCCGGGCGCACCGGGCGGGTGGTCAACGTCAAGAAGGGCCAGTTCGTCGCCCCGTGGGACATGGCCAACGCCGTGGGCAAGATCCGCAGCACCGGCAACGCCATGCTCTGGCTCACCGAGCGCGGGGCCAGCTTCGGCTACAACAACCTCGTGGTGGACATGCGCGCCATCCCGGCCATGCAGGCCCACGGCTGCCCGGTGGTCTTCGACGCCACGCATTCGGTGCAGCTGCCGGGCGGGCAGGGCGCCAGCTCCGGCGGGCAGCGCCAGTTCGTGCCGACCCTGGCCCGGGCCGCCGTGGCCGCCGGGGCCGACGGCGTGTTCCTGGAAACGCACCCCGACCCCAACCGCGCCCTGTGCGACGGCCCCAACTCCTGGCCGCTGGACCAGTTGGAGCCGCTGTTGCGCGACCTGCTTGACCTCTGGGGGGTGGCCCGTGCCCGGCGCGTCCGCTAG
- a CDS encoding KdsC family phosphatase has protein sequence MPGASARQRAAGVRLLVLDVDGVLTDGGLYYDPKGNVSKRFNVQDGLGIKVAQGAGLEIAVITGLKSEAVEKRVRELGIEEYHAGHLAKAPLLDGMRQARGLEWAQMAYLGDDWVDAGPMGLVGLPMAVANAQPEILDLAAWVSTRPGGHGAVREAVRFILDARGDLGAQWALWRSR, from the coding sequence GTGCCCGGCGCGTCCGCTAGGCAGCGCGCCGCCGGGGTGCGGCTTCTGGTGCTCGACGTGGACGGCGTGCTCACCGACGGCGGGTTGTACTACGACCCCAAGGGCAATGTTTCCAAGCGCTTCAACGTGCAGGACGGCCTGGGCATCAAGGTCGCCCAGGGCGCGGGGCTGGAGATCGCCGTGATCACCGGGCTCAAGTCCGAGGCCGTGGAGAAGCGCGTGCGCGAGCTGGGCATCGAGGAATACCACGCCGGGCATCTGGCCAAGGCGCCGCTGCTGGACGGCATGCGCCAGGCGCGCGGCCTGGAATGGGCGCAGATGGCCTACCTGGGCGACGACTGGGTGGACGCCGGGCCCATGGGGCTGGTGGGCCTGCCCATGGCCGTGGCCAACGCCCAGCCGGAGATTTTGGACCTGGCGGCGTGGGTGTCCACGCGCCCGGGCGGACACGGCGCGGTGCGCGAGGCCGTGCGCTTCATCCTCGACGCCCGGGGCGACCTGGGGGCCCAGTGGGCCCTGTGGCGGTCGCGATGA
- the lptC gene encoding LPS export ABC transporter periplasmic protein LptC, producing MRRWLPWVLLVALAVAAVAGWSAYQARQALQRAAELLDDVDVDVSLRGVELSRGADGRTEWRLKADGAHYAQDTGVVAVDNPRIVYYLNDGTGEVAVNATSGEVNQASGDASLWPDVDIVSGPNRARAERLDYSSAERRLVLTGTVRLSRPDMTLDAPRVVMDLDTNDIQADGGIESVLTGTLAPGPKE from the coding sequence ATGAGACGCTGGCTGCCCTGGGTGCTCCTGGTGGCCCTGGCCGTCGCGGCGGTGGCGGGCTGGTCGGCCTATCAGGCCCGGCAGGCCTTGCAGCGCGCCGCCGAGCTGCTGGACGACGTGGACGTGGACGTGTCGCTGCGCGGGGTGGAGCTCTCGCGCGGGGCCGACGGGCGCACGGAATGGCGCCTGAAGGCCGATGGCGCGCACTACGCCCAGGACACGGGCGTCGTGGCGGTGGACAATCCGCGCATCGTCTACTACCTCAATGACGGCACGGGCGAGGTCGCGGTCAACGCCACCAGCGGCGAGGTGAACCAGGCCTCGGGCGACGCCAGCCTGTGGCCGGATGTGGACATCGTTTCCGGCCCCAACCGGGCCCGGGCCGAGCGGCTGGACTACAGCAGCGCCGAGCGTCGGCTCGTGCTTACGGGCACTGTGCGCCTGTCGCGCCCCGACATGACCCTGGACGCGCCCCGGGTCGTGATGGACCTGGACACCAACGACATCCAGGCCGACGGCGGGATAGAAAGCGTGCTCACCGGCACCCTCGCCCCCGGCCCAAAGGAGTGA
- a CDS encoding LptA/OstA family protein, translating into MQRTARAFCALCLLALTLCLACGPVLAADKGKAKGDQVPTRITSEKVRYEQGDRVVIFEGQVFVQRPDMTIRSRKLTVHMAKGSAAKAAPGQPAGPGEVERIVAEGDVQLEREGRQGTCATATYHVQTGVLVMEGEPRLTDGDNHITGRIIRLYLKDNRSEVEGGPGKQVEAIFMTPPEAQ; encoded by the coding sequence GTGCAGCGAACCGCGAGAGCTTTTTGCGCCCTGTGCCTGCTGGCGCTGACCCTGTGCCTGGCCTGCGGCCCCGTCCTGGCGGCGGACAAGGGCAAGGCCAAGGGCGACCAGGTGCCGACCCGCATCACCTCCGAGAAGGTGCGCTACGAGCAGGGCGACCGGGTGGTGATCTTCGAGGGCCAGGTTTTCGTGCAGCGCCCGGACATGACCATCCGCTCGCGCAAGCTGACGGTGCACATGGCCAAGGGCTCCGCCGCCAAGGCCGCCCCCGGCCAGCCCGCCGGGCCCGGCGAGGTGGAGCGCATCGTGGCCGAGGGCGACGTGCAGCTTGAGCGCGAAGGCCGCCAGGGCACCTGCGCCACAGCCACCTACCACGTGCAGACCGGGGTGCTGGTCATGGAGGGCGAGCCCCGGCTCACCGACGGCGACAACCACATCACCGGGCGCATCATCCGCCTGTATCTCAAGGACAACCGCAGCGAGGTCGAGGGCGGCCCGGGCAAGCAGGTGGAGGCCATCTTCATGACCCCGCCGGAGGCCCAGTAG
- the lptB gene encoding LPS export ABC transporter ATP-binding protein, protein MALLAASGLCKRYGQREVVHDIALDVAQGEVVGLLGPNGAGKTTTFYMLVGLIKPNGGEVSLDGAQLAGLPLHERARLGLSYLPQESSVFRKLTVRENLEIILENTKLSHREQKAKADALLHELGIAKLSAQKAMHLSGGERRRLEIARALILDPKFMLLDEPFAGIDPIAVDDIQGIVRGLRDRGIGVLISDHNVRETLRICDRAYLVYEGRVILSGTPVEICENPQARQVYLGEAFSL, encoded by the coding sequence ATGGCTCTGCTGGCGGCCAGCGGCCTGTGCAAGCGCTACGGCCAGCGCGAGGTGGTGCACGACATCGCCCTGGACGTGGCCCAGGGCGAGGTGGTCGGGCTGCTCGGGCCCAACGGCGCGGGCAAGACGACGACCTTCTACATGCTGGTCGGGCTCATCAAGCCCAACGGCGGCGAGGTCAGCCTGGACGGCGCCCAGCTCGCGGGGCTGCCCCTGCACGAGCGCGCGCGCCTGGGCCTGTCGTACCTGCCGCAGGAAAGCTCGGTGTTCCGCAAGCTTACCGTGCGCGAAAACCTGGAAATCATCCTGGAAAACACGAAGCTCTCGCACCGCGAGCAGAAGGCCAAGGCCGACGCCCTGCTGCACGAGCTGGGCATCGCCAAACTGTCCGCGCAAAAGGCCATGCACCTGTCCGGCGGCGAGCGCCGCCGTCTGGAGATCGCCCGGGCGCTGATCCTCGACCCCAAGTTCATGCTGCTCGACGAGCCCTTCGCGGGCATCGACCCCATCGCCGTGGACGATATCCAGGGCATCGTGCGCGGGCTGCGGGACCGCGGCATCGGGGTGCTCATTTCCGACCATAACGTGCGGGAAACACTGCGCATCTGCGACCGGGCCTATCTGGTCTACGAGGGCCGGGTCATCCTTTCGGGCACGCCCGTGGAGATTTGCGAGAACCCCCAGGCCCGCCAGGTCTACCTGGGCGAGGCCTTCAGCCTCTAA
- the rpoN gene encoding RNA polymerase factor sigma-54 gives MGLELRQQMKLSQQLVMTPQLQQAIKLLQLSRLELLDVVQQELLENPLLDEKAEEAFEDTAERDGKDAFEAAAEPERPAQGDEAVERDIARDADWENYLGEFSSSSRQALMRESEVPEEGMAYDARLSVKPSLESHLEWQIRLSDFSPRDVAISEVVIGNLDSHGYLQASSEEIAAMAGASTAQVEAVVRRIQRLDPVGVAARDPRECLLVQIEVLGYDDPILIELVSEHLEDLEKGRFKPVARKFRLTMDQLKEYLDLLQTLDPMPGSSYGGGEPQYVSPDVYVYEYDGDFVIVLNEEGLPRLQLNSFYMDGLLAKNSKDKEYVQEKMRSAVWLMKSLFQRQRTLYKVVESIVRFQDGFFRRGVTALKPLILKDIADDIEMHESTISRITTSKYVATPHGVFELKFFFNSALEMDDGSQVGSESVKALIKQLISGEDPRHPLSDEKIADHLKDTLKVNIARRTVAKYRTALGVRSSSKRKQVF, from the coding sequence ATGGGACTTGAACTCAGACAGCAGATGAAGCTTTCGCAGCAGCTGGTGATGACGCCCCAGCTGCAGCAGGCCATCAAGCTGCTTCAGCTTTCCCGCCTCGAACTGCTGGACGTGGTCCAGCAGGAGCTGCTCGAAAATCCCCTGCTGGATGAAAAGGCCGAGGAAGCCTTCGAGGACACCGCCGAGCGCGACGGCAAGGACGCCTTCGAGGCCGCCGCCGAGCCCGAGCGCCCGGCCCAGGGCGACGAGGCCGTGGAGCGCGATATTGCGCGCGATGCGGACTGGGAGAACTACCTGGGCGAGTTTTCCAGCTCGTCGCGCCAGGCGCTGATGCGCGAGTCCGAGGTGCCCGAGGAGGGCATGGCCTACGACGCCCGCCTGTCGGTGAAGCCCTCGCTGGAAAGCCACCTGGAGTGGCAGATCCGCCTGTCGGATTTCAGCCCCCGGGACGTGGCCATCAGCGAGGTGGTCATCGGCAACCTGGACTCGCACGGCTACCTGCAGGCCAGCAGCGAGGAGATCGCCGCCATGGCCGGGGCCAGCACGGCCCAGGTGGAGGCCGTGGTGCGGCGCATCCAGCGGCTGGACCCGGTGGGCGTTGCCGCGCGCGACCCGCGCGAATGCCTGCTGGTGCAGATCGAAGTCCTGGGCTACGACGACCCCATTCTCATCGAGCTGGTCAGCGAACACCTGGAAGACCTGGAGAAGGGCCGCTTCAAGCCCGTGGCCCGCAAGTTCCGCCTGACCATGGACCAGCTCAAGGAATACCTCGACCTGCTCCAGACCCTGGACCCCATGCCCGGCTCCAGCTACGGCGGCGGGGAGCCGCAGTACGTCAGCCCCGACGTGTACGTCTACGAGTACGACGGCGATTTCGTCATCGTGCTCAACGAGGAGGGCCTGCCCCGGCTCCAGCTCAATTCCTTCTACATGGACGGGCTGTTGGCCAAGAACTCCAAGGACAAGGAGTACGTGCAGGAGAAGATGCGCTCGGCGGTGTGGCTGATGAAGAGCCTGTTCCAGCGCCAGCGCACGCTCTACAAGGTGGTGGAGAGCATCGTGCGCTTCCAGGACGGCTTCTTCCGCCGCGGGGTCACGGCCCTCAAGCCGCTGATTCTCAAGGACATCGCCGACGACATCGAGATGCACGAGTCCACCATCAGCCGCATCACCACCAGCAAGTATGTGGCCACGCCCCACGGCGTGTTCGAGCTGAAGTTCTTCTTCAACAGCGCCCTGGAAATGGACGACGGCTCCCAGGTGGGCTCGGAGTCGGTCAAGGCGCTCATCAAGCAGCTCATCAGTGGCGAGGACCCGCGCCACCCCCTGTCCGACGAAAAGATCGCCGACCACCTGAAGGACACCCTCAAGGTCAACATCGCCCGGCGCACGGTGGCCAAATACCGCACGGCCCTGGGCGTCCGCTCCTCCTCCAAGCGCAAGCAGGTTTTTTGA
- the hpf gene encoding ribosome hibernation-promoting factor, HPF/YfiA family yields the protein MQINFNFKNFEPSDHLRKYATARFEKLIKYAGTDNAELQINLSVEKFRQKADVVLTWDDNNLSAFEESEDMYSTIDLVLDKMDAQVRKIREKAKDKRRQRGTVRMDVVSFSEPAGGGERVPTITETDAYEPKPMSVEEAAMQLESLGYEFLVFQNAQTERINVIYLRSNGDFGLIDPGM from the coding sequence ATGCAGATCAATTTCAACTTCAAGAACTTCGAACCCTCCGACCACCTCAGGAAGTACGCCACCGCGCGGTTCGAGAAGTTGATCAAGTACGCTGGCACCGACAACGCCGAACTGCAAATCAACCTGTCCGTGGAGAAGTTCCGCCAGAAGGCGGACGTGGTGCTCACCTGGGACGACAACAACCTCTCGGCCTTCGAGGAGTCCGAGGACATGTACAGCACCATCGACCTGGTGCTGGACAAGATGGACGCCCAGGTGCGCAAGATCCGCGAGAAGGCCAAGGACAAGCGCCGCCAGCGCGGCACCGTGCGCATGGACGTGGTGTCCTTCTCCGAGCCTGCGGGCGGCGGCGAGCGCGTGCCGACCATCACCGAGACCGACGCCTATGAGCCCAAGCCCATGTCCGTCGAGGAGGCGGCCATGCAGCTGGAGAGCCTGGGCTACGAGTTCCTGGTCTTCCAGAACGCGCAGACCGAGCGCATCAACGTCATCTATCTCCGCTCGAACGGGGATTTCGGCCTCATCGACCCGGGGATGTAA